In the genome of Streptomyces aquilus, the window ACGATCCGGACCTCGTCGTCGGGCGAGAGCGGCCGGCCGTGCGGCTCGGACGCCGAGGTGAGGATGAGCGGCCCCTCCGGCATGGCCTGGACCCGCTGCACGCGGCAGGCCGATGCCGTCCCCAGCTCTTCCGCGGTGGCCCCCTCCGCGGGCCCGACGCCCAGCTGGACGAGTCGCAGGCTTCCCAAGTCGGCTCCGTTTGCGGGGAGTTCACGGAGCCAGTGCCGGGCGTCAGCGGGGGCGAGCGAAGCGTGGGTGACCCGCTCCCGTTCGATGAGCGTGAGGCATTCCGCCGGTGTCCCGGTCTCGGCCTGGACGACGGTGCCGCCGGCCATGAGGGTGCCGATGATGCCGGGGCAGCCGAGCGTGAGGGTGAATTCGGCGGACGGCGCCGCCAGATACACGTCGTCCTCGGCGAGCGCTGCCGCCTCGGCGGCCGCCCGCGCCTGGCAGGCGTAGTCGTCGTGGGTGCGGGGGACGAGTCGGGGCGTGTCGGTGGTGTCGGCGGCGAGCAGGAAGAACGCCACCTCGTCGGCGCTCCGCACGAGGGGGCGGTCGGGCGGGGCGTCGACGGAGGCCAGCGGGAAGTAGTGGCAGCCTGACGCATCGGTCGCCAGGCCGCCGTAAGGGGAGGCGGTACCGGGCGGCTCGTAGCTGAACACCCGCCGCAGGAAGGGCCATCGGGCGGCGATGTCCGCGGCCAGGCCCCGGTGGTCGAAGCCGTCGTGCACCGAGGGACCGACATAGCCGGCGGCCTCGGTGACCCGGGCGGCGTGGGACACCTGGGGCTCGCGGTGCGTGACGGGACAGAACACGGGGATCGTGCCGGCGCGCATCAGCGCGAACGCCGTGATGACGAGCTCGGGCACGTTCGGCAACTGCACGACGACCCGTTGGCCGGGCCGCAGACCGCGCAGCCGGAAGCCGGCGGCCATGCGCTCGACCCGCCGGTTCAGCTGCCCATAGGTGAGGCGGGTGTCGCCCTGCACGAGCGCGGTCCGGGGCCCGTACCGCAGGGCGCAGCCGCGCAACAGGTCGTCCAGTGTGTGACCACGCCAGTGTCCGGCCGCCCGGTAGCGCTCGGCGAACACGTGGGGCCAGGGCGTACAGCCGTCGAGCATGGCGGTCCTTCGCGGTCTCGGGTGCCGGTCGCCGCAGTCTCCCCGCCCTGCGGCCGGCCCTCGTACTGGCGGAACCCACGAAGATCGGTACGGCGCTCGGGCCTCCCCTACGAACGGGGTGTTCACCAGCTGATTCCGGCCGCCACCGGCAGATGGTCACTGCCCGTGGCCGCCAGCACCCAGGAGCTCTCGGCCGCCACTCCCCTGACCATGATCTGGTCGATCCGGGCCACCGGGAACGACGCCGGCCAGGTGAAGCCGAAGCCGTCCCCGGCCGTCTCCTGGACGGAGCGGAGCCGTGAGGTGATGGAGTCGAGGGCGCGGTCGTCCGTGGTGCCGTTCAGGTCGCCGAGGAGGACGACCCGCTCACTGCGGTCGGCGGCGAGGGCCTCGCCGAGCGCCTGTGCGCCCCGGTCCCGCGACTCGGTCCAGAAGCCGCCCCTGGGCATCACGCGTACGGAGCCGAGGTGGGCGACGTACACCGTGAGCGGGCCGTGGTCCGTGGCGACGGTGGTGCGCAGTGCCCGTTGGTAGCCCATCTTCTCGTCCATCGACTTGGTGGCGCCCAGCGGCCCGGCGTCCTGCCTGATGTCGACCGGCCGGGTGTCCGACAGCGGGAGCCTGCTCCACAGTCCGACGGTGCCCAGCACCGCGTGGTAGCGGTAGGTCCTCGCCAGTTCCTTCTCGTACGTCCCCTTGGCGTGCTCGGCCAGCTCCTCCAGTGCCAGCACGTCCGCGCCGGACGCGGCGAGGTCCCGGGCGGTGCCCGCCGGGTCGGGGTTGTCGGCGCCGAC includes:
- a CDS encoding AMP-binding protein, which translates into the protein MLDGCTPWPHVFAERYRAAGHWRGHTLDDLLRGCALRYGPRTALVQGDTRLTYGQLNRRVERMAAGFRLRGLRPGQRVVVQLPNVPELVITAFALMRAGTIPVFCPVTHREPQVSHAARVTEAAGYVGPSVHDGFDHRGLAADIAARWPFLRRVFSYEPPGTASPYGGLATDASGCHYFPLASVDAPPDRPLVRSADEVAFFLLAADTTDTPRLVPRTHDDYACQARAAAEAAALAEDDVYLAAPSAEFTLTLGCPGIIGTLMAGGTVVQAETGTPAECLTLIERERVTHASLAPADARHWLRELPANGADLGSLRLVQLGVGPAEGATAEELGTASACRVQRVQAMPEGPLILTSASEPHGRPLSPDDEVRIVDAEGKGVPEGEPGELLVRGPYTVRGYYRAPDLDARSFTDDGYFRTGVVARLTPGRDEGHRSVSGI
- a CDS encoding endonuclease/exonuclease/phosphatase family protein, which produces MTRTTPPPPPRTSVQVDTPERPQEDAVRPDAGTATWRAGIRRALRGGLRPGPWKRGPVLAALALLLGLVMLLHAGITDRGGLGSLVETFLPWLGLFVPLLLAGALWRRSAAAVVALLLPTTVWLSLFGGLLTDKSHGGGDLTLVSHNVGADNPDPAGTARDLAASGADVLALEELAEHAKGTYEKELARTYRYHAVLGTVGLWSRLPLSDTRPVDIRQDAGPLGATKSMDEKMGYQRALRTTVATDHGPLTVYVAHLGSVRVMPRGGFWTESRDRGAQALGEALAADRSERVVLLGDLNGTTDDRALDSITSRLRSVQETAGDGFGFTWPASFPVARIDQIMVRGVAAESSWVLAATGSDHLPVAAGISW